Part of the Ictalurus furcatus strain D&B chromosome 10, Billie_1.0, whole genome shotgun sequence genome, TGCGAAAACACCACCTAATTATTGATGATTGGTGAAAAGTGAATTGTCTACATATATTATTTGCTTCATAGCTGCTATATAGTTTCTAGGGGAGAGTGGGGTCAGTTGTAACTAATCTACAGTTGTGACACTCACACTGCACATAGCATCCCCTGCCTGCCTGCAAAAGAACAGCAACAGTAAAGCTGGGTTCACGCTGCACGATTCTGGCCACTatttggtcgtctgagacaaTTTTGAGAGTCCCGAGACTACAACTTTTGTTAcgtcaagatcacgagaaaattatgtcatgatcacgagaaaacaacagaaaaataaataaataaatccatggCCGCTTAGGGATTCTGTAAAattctgtagtctttgatcacTAGTTTGACATGTTCCCTGACAGCAAATTAATTGCCATTGCGATTAAATGTTTCTGTcgattaaattctggcagtgtcagatgatttgaggcacagtcctgtagtgtggcttctcctactccgtaTGAGTCTTCATGCGTTCGTCCGTTTTTCGCGTCTTGACTATCgcacagtctgacattaatgacaactgagatcctacagagtgacatggcttacagcggcgatcatgttcgtacagtctgacaagcaacagtcgcaaaggactattaaaaatcgcacaGTGTGCACCGGCTTTAGGGACgttcacactggcagtttagtccGAAACAGAGCatggtttgcatgaaaaatgggtaatgtgaaagctgtcatcCGAACCAGGAAGAGCACCACGGTACCGAACCCGAGACTACCTATAGGAGGTGGTCTGAGTTCAACTGCTCTGGACCTGTGCCACGATTCCCGTGAATGTGAACACAACTCGTATTCGGGTCCACACTTCAGGAAGTAAGTAACCTGCCGATACTTATTTTTGCCGATAATGACTTTAATCACtagtttccacaacacacgTGTACCGTGAGTGGCAGGGGAGTTTGTGGGACACCAAAGAGTTCCACTGCTGTGCATAATAtcactaacaaacaaaaaaatgatttaaaaaaatatggtgAGTCGAGTTGTGTTCTCCATGCACATCAGTGGAAGGGCACATATGTGGCTGCCAACTGGATGGGTGGGTGGCTGTATTTCCCAAATATGCTGTCAATCATCTCCTACAACCTGAGTGTACTGGCCTCAGCAGGGTATGTGGAGAGAATCTTCTCCAGGATGGCAAATTAACCAGTGCTCTGTGgtgctcatgaggaatgagcTCCTGATCTCACTCAACATCGACCTGCCCTGTACCGACTTTCAGTCATTTTGAAGGACAAGTCGTTGCTTAATGCAGCAAGGAATGTTTAAAAAGTACTCATGGAAGAGCAAgtagtaaagaaagaaaattattcCTGGCTCCAGAAGGAGACTGAGTGACTTAAACacaagagagacacagagaaatacatacatttatttatttatttatttatttattacatgtttTTCCCTTAAATACAGTTAGATATCTTTCTGTGGGATTGTCAAATTCTTTATGTTGATttcttgtttatatttttccttGTAGCAAATGACATATGAAGGGTGAAAAATGCGAAGTTAAAGTCAAGCTGAACAAAAAGTGAGGAAGCCTAATAAATTCAACAGTCCAACAGTACAGATCTGATAAAAATGTTCTTAGAGAGTATAAACTGGGTTGGCACTGGACAGGAAACCCAGGGGGCAGTGTTTATCACCTGTATAACCAGTCCCTGTCACTGCTTGGGCTGGTTGTCTAACCTGTTTGTAGGCCAAGGTGATGACGATGACCCTGACCAATGCACATAAGTTTTATCCTTTGAAATTCTATTTCGTATTGCAGGTGGACATTATAGTTGCAGTTTAATTTTCgtttatatgtatttaatttattttgtttatttgtgtcatGGATGTGTTGGAACGAGCTCTGGACTGCACTTTTTATCTTCTGTTTGTCTTTCATTGCCAttgtttctgtctttgtgtgcCACCAGGTCTATAGTTatagttttgtgttttgtttgttgtttcatTAAATCTAATCTGCTCATGcatctgtctccgtctctccatCGTGACAGAACACAAGACCTTAAAATGGATGGAGCAAATTTTTTCGCCACCCAAGAGAATCCCGGAGTCCATTAAGTGGAAACCAGAGGAGAGGGAGTCTTGGATCAGGGCCACATAAgatacatccattttctctaccgctTTTAATACACAGGTATGTGGGGAGCCTGAAGCCCATCTCAGGGGAtgcgggcacaaggtggggaacactctggatggggttcAACCCAGCGCAGGACACaactgtacacacattcacacactatggacaatttggaaatgtcaatcagcctacaacgcatgtctttggactggaggaggaaactccCCTCAGGTAGcccctttttaaaattataatgttCTCTTGCAGGGTGTTGAAACGCTGACTAAACATCTAGTGAAAAGACAGAAACAATTGATCTTTTAACAAGTGGTAAGATGGCTTCAAAATCAAGTGGCAAGTCTTCCGTATCGCACAAGATATCAGCATCATCAGCAAGCTCAACTGCTCATGCCAGGGCTAAAGCTGAAACTGCCAAATTAAAAGTGTCATATGCCAAGCTAACCTGAAGATTGAAAGAATGAGAACAGAAACGGAGTTAGACATACTGAAGCTACAACAAGAAGCTGATGCAGCTGTAGTGGAAGCTCACGCATTAGAAAATGTTGAGTCAATGCAGGTTTTAGATGAAACAGGAAAGTCTGTAACAGAGAACGTCAAGTTTGATCGTACCAGTGAATTTGTTCAATCTCAAATAGACTTGCAGAatcgttctctctctccatacttACCTGCTATGGATTCCTAGTAGCTCCACACCCACCTGTGGAGGACGTCTTGCAACCCGACAACACTCCTATATCTCCAGTAAGGGATAACATTAAGTACTCATCTACACCAAAGTTATCTAGTCTCTTAAAAGTCAAGGCTAAGAAGGAAGGCAGTATAACAGGCCCCACCATGAACGTAAATGCTCAGCCATATGTACCCCAATATATTCCTCCAGCAAGCACACCACTTGTTGCCGAACCACTGGCACAGTATTTAACAAGACAAGAGATCGTCATTTCAGGACTGTACAGATTTGATGACAAGCCCGAGAATTACAGCGCATGGTACTCCTCATTTACAGGTGCAGCTGAAGGAGTTCAGCTCACAGCAACCCAAGAATTGGACCTCATGACTAAATGGCTGGGGAAAGAATCTAGTGAACACGTGAAACGCATATGCTCTGTGCATGTCAATAATCCCAATCTAGCCTTACACAAAGCTTGGGAAAGACTACAAGAGTGTTACGCAGCCCCTGAAATTATTGAGAAGGTACTGTCCCAATGACTGGACAGTTTTCCCAGGATTTCAGCCAAGGTTCACGTCAAATTAAGGGAACTGGGAGATTTACTAACGGAGCTGGAAAGTGCTGAAGAAGATTGTTATCTCATTGGCCTGTCATATCTGGACACCTCAGGTAGAATTGGTCCAATCGTGGACAAACTTCCATATGGTCTTCATGAAAAGTGGGTTTCTGTCGGCTCATGTTACAAAGAAGAAAATGGTGGTCGCTTCCCTCCCTTTGACTATTTTTGCAAGTTTGTATGCTCAAAGGCAAAGAAGCGGAACGATCCTAGCTTTATGCATCAACACAACACCACAACTCCTACAAAACCAGTCAATCCATTTCAAACAATTATAACCTCAACAAACCCATCTCAGTGCATAAAATGGACGTTCCCAACTAATGATGACCCTAGTAAGAACTGTCCACTTCACAACAAACCCCATCCCCTTAAAAAATGCAGAATGTTCAGAAACAAACTCCTCCATGAAACGTCAGGAAAAAGAGCTGAAGGTTTTCAGATCGAGCCACTGGACGGCAAAGTTGTCATCTGCCTCCCTCCACTCCTAGAGTGTCATGAGATCTTCAACAACCGGTCAGAGATACCTACGCCAAGCACAGTGCTACACCAGCCTCATCTCCATCACATCACCAAGCACACCCCAGAACTGGATCCAGAAGCAGAAATACTCCTGCTGCTAGGAAGAGATGTCCTAAGGGCACAAAAGGTTAGGCAGCAGGTCAGTGGACCACATAATGACCCCTTTGCACAACGTCTAGACATAGTTTGGGTAGTGATTGGAGAAGTGTGCCTAGGTAATGTGCACAAACGAACTGTCAGCACATTCAAGACCAATGTGTTGGAAGGTGGTCGCATTCTATTTTTCAGCTCTGCACAAGCTTCATACGTGTCAAGGAGACACAACAAAGCTTTAACAGGAACGGCAAAGCAGATGAGAAGACATTGGGACAGTCAGTGTTCACCCGAACTGAGCATGATAACAAACCCGCCCCATCTGTTGAGGACATGCTCTTCTTAAAAATAATGGACAAAAAGGTCTATAGAGACAATGCAAACAGTTGGGTTGCCCCACTGCCATTCAAGGAACCACATCAGGCTTTGCCAAACAATAAAGAACAGGCAATCAAGAGGTTCAAGTCCTTGCAGAGGACCCTAAGAAGGAAACCTGAGATGCAGCAGCAGTATGTGGATTTCGTTGAGAAGATTTTCTCTAACGGACATGCTGAGTTAGTACTGCCACTGAGAGATCACAAGGAGAGCTGGTATCTCCCAAAATTCGGGGTCTACCACCCGCAAAAGCCAAATCAGATCAGGGTGGTCTTTGACTCAAGCGTCCAGTGCGCTGGCATATCTCTCAAAGATGTGCTCCTTACAAGCCCTGATCTAAATACCACACTCGTTGGTGTTCTGCTTTGCTTCCGAAAAGAGAAGGTTGCAATCATGGCAGACATCCAGCAGATGTTTCATTGTTTCTTGGTATGTGAAGACCACCGCAATGTCCTCTGTTTTTTATGGCACAAGGACAATGACATAAATAAAGATGTAATCGAATACAGGATGAAAGTCCATGTTTTTGGTAATAGTCCAACTCCTGCTGTGGCAATATATGGACTGCGAAGAGCCATTAGAGAAGGTGCACAGGAGCATGGTGCTGATACAGTCAAATTTGTAGAACGGCACTTCTATGTTGATGATGGCTTGATATCCATTCCAACTGAAGCTGAGACAATTAGCCTGCTTCAAAGAACGCAGGCCTCACTTGCTGAGTCAAATCTCCGCCTACGCAAGTAAGTAAATAATGCAACTGTCAGGCAGTCATGGAGGCCTTCCCCCCTGAAGATTGTGCCTCAGTAATCAAGAACCTAGATCTCAGCAGAGAGACCACACCCACACAACGGAGCTTGGGTCTCCTCTGGGAGATCAAGGCAGACACATTTACCTACTCAGTACCAGTCACAAATAAACCATTCACACGGCGTTGAGTTCTCTCCACCGTGAACAATGTTTTTGATCCCCTGGGCCTATTGGCGCCCGTCACCATTCAAGGAAGAGCCCTTCTCAGGGAGCTCACCTCCGAACAATCTGACTGGGACACACCCCTTCCAGAAGACAAGTTAAACAGATGGGAGGCTTGGAGAGATTCACTTCAAGACTTAAAGCAACTTTCCGTTCCATGTAGGTACACAGAAACTTCACTCACTGGAGCAGTTCACACAGAACTGTACATTTTTTCAGACGCATCAACCAAAGCCATCGGTGTGGTGGAGTATCTGAAAGTAATCAACAGTGATGGTAAAGCTGAAGTAGGATTTGTCATGGCAAAGGCAAAGTTAACGCCTCAGTCAGAGCCTACAGTCCCAAGGCTTGAACTGTGTGCAGCTGTCTTGGCTGTAGAGATGGCAGATCTTATCCATGATGAGCTAGACCTAAAATTGGATTCCACCAATTTCTACACAGACAACAAAGTAGTGCTTGGTTACATTTGTAATGAGTCCAGACGATTCTATGTGTACGTTCACAATAGAATTCAAGGTATTCGTCTGTCGTCAAAGCCCGAACAATGGCACTATGTACATACAGAAGAAAACCCAGCAGACCATGCGTCAAGATCTTTACCTGCATCACGTCTGGCACTGACCTCATGGTTCACAGGGCCCTCCTTCCTGTATGAGTCACAtgcagaaaaaacacaaaaaagcttTCAAACTCATTGAACCTGAGAAGGACCAAGAAATACGGCCCCAAGTTCAGACTTGTGCTACATCCTTGGAAGAATCAGTACTTTCAATCATCCGCTTCAAGCGTTTCTTTACCTTCACCTCCTTAGTGAGAGGAGTAGGATTCCTCATCCACATTGCCAAGTCCTACAAACACTTGAGCCAAAACGGCAAATGTAAGGGATGGCACAAATATAACCTACCACGTACTCCAGATGAAACGACCCAAGCAAAGAATATTATTCTTAAAGCAACTCAAAGGGCAGCCTTTGCCAAAGACCTTACAACTCTTCGGATGAATGATGCAGTGCACAAAAACAGTCCGCTGCAGAAACTCAGTCCAATCCTGGAGAATGAACTTATCTGCATTGGAGGATGACTGAAGCACTCTCATCTTCCAGCTGCTGAGAAGTATCCAATAATCCTACCCAAAGATAGCCACATCTCACTACTGCTTACACGCCATCACCATGAGCAAGTGAAACACCAAGGCTGTCACCTAACTGAAGGAGCGATCAGAGCAGTACGATTGTGGATCTTAGGAGGCAAAGCACTGATCAATTCAGTCATTCACAAAGGTGTAACCTGCTGCAAATTACACAGGAAGCTGGAAGAACAATGCATGGCAGACCTGCCACCTGAGCGCCTCAACGCCTGCCCTCCGTTTACATACGTTGGACTTGATGTGTTTGGTCCCTGGTTTATCACTACCAGACGCACCAGAGGGGGACAAGCAGAGAGCAAACGTTGGGCCATCATATTCAGTTGCATGAGCTTGTGAGCTGTGCATATTGAGGTCATAGAGTCCATGGACACATCCAGCTGCATAAACGCCATCAGACGCTTCTTTGCATTCCGGGGTCCTGCAAAACAGTTGAGATCTGATTGTGGCACCAACTTCATTGGAGCATGCAAAGAGCTTGGAATGGACAAAACTATCCAAAAATACCTCAGTGTGCAAGGATGCATCTAGGAATTCAACCCACCATATGCCAATCACATGGGAGGCTCGTGGGAATGTATGGTCAGCATCGCCAGGAGAATCCTTGATGCAATGCTTCTAAAGCAAAACATTCACTCAACCCACATCAATGTGTTGTGCACATTGATGGCAGAGGTCACTTCCATTATAAATGCACGACCGCTTGTGTCTGTGTCTTCAGACCAAGAAAACCCTTTCATTCTCTCACCGTCAATGCTCCTTACACAGAAAACAGGAGTTCCTCTTCCACCTGGAAACTTTATGGACAAGGACCTGTACACAAAGCAATGGAGACAAGTTCAGGCTCCTGCAAACCAGTTCTGGTCGTGCTGGAGCCACGAATACCTACCTACATTGCAACACTGACAGAAATGGACGGaatctcacagaaaacttcaagtCGGAGATCTAGTTCTTCTCGGGGACAAGCAAACCGCCCGCAACTGCTGGCCAATGGCCAGAATCACAGGCACATTCCCTGGAAAGGATGGACATGTCAGGAAAGTAGAATTAAAAACAGCCAACCAAGGCAATGTAAAAACCTTCCCAAGGCCAATAGCAGAAGTTGTTCTACTTCTACCCAAGGACTGAGCTAAAGACTGATGTTACAGACTCCTATAAGTTAGTAGTGACCTTACCTAGGTCAGGCAGAAAGTGTGTTGCCTTAAGCcatcacatttattttcttgaatTTTAAGTTTTTGATAATAATCTAGTtaattataaaagttaataattgCTTTACAGTTTACAAAATAATTTGTTAAAATCGTTTCATCCGTTTGTGTCACATGATgacgtcacttcctgttttgttaCTTCCTGGTTGGTATGTAAAAGAACGAAGCAAACAAGGCAAGCAGAGCTGAAAACTATCCAAGCCAATCCGCTAAGAAAGTTCATAGAAGCATTGTCGTAAGTTTATGTATCTAAGAGTGGACATGTTGAATATCAGTTATTGATGATGATTCTGTCTAAAGAGgagaaaatataatgtttaatacGTTCATGTAAATCCAACTATTTTCAAGCATGTAGGCTACAAGCTAACCTTTACTGTGAAGCTATGCTAATCGTGATGCTAATTGTTATGCTAACTTTTTTTAGACAGCAATTTATGTGAATTTAAATAATAGTTTACACTGCAAGTATGCTGTAACTAATGACAGAGACTGATTATATTTGTGTTGGTTTATTTCAGTTTTCACCACTCAATGTCTTTGAAGCAGAATGAACAGTAAAAGACTCAACCTTACTACATCACTGTCTTCATTGGCTATGGTTTAACTAGATGTTTAGTCAGCGTTTCAACTCCCTGCACGGGAACATTATAAAAATTAAGATCAGCTTGACTTTTTACCTCACATTAAATTGTGTTACTTTATTCTTATTTTCACCCCTCATACCCCCATCATGTTGATTCTACTGGGGATCCATTTCTGTTCTCACCGCCTGTCTCAGTACTTGTTGTCTCCTTGGATCAAAGAGGACACCAGATTCTCCTTCAGCTCATCATACTCGGACTGGAGGATGACGTGAGCCTCCCACTCTCGCTCAcactcctaaaacacacacatgaggGAAAAGAAGTTCAAACTCGAGTGCTTAATGTTAACATATGCAATGGGTAACTTCTGGTTACTAATAAAATCTAGCAACTTGAAAATACTATTTTAATTTTGGTTAAATGGATCTCATCACACAGCAGAAACATGAAAAGTCCTCATATTATTTCTAAAGGAAATGCTTAATGCAAGACTTTTCTCACTTACATTCATTTGATCAGCAGACCATCTGTAAGTCTCATGGTGCAGGTTCTCCATTTCCCACACTCTTAATCGCAGTCTCTCCACCTGGTCTATCAGGTCAGACTTCTCCATCACCAGCTGAGCAATGGTCTCTACTGCCTTCTGGGGTTTCTGTTCATCTTCAGACTGGGAGACCTAAAAAAGTACAACAATTATGGCTTAATGGCTTTAtttacttctacacacacacattcagacacttttaGAAACCGACTCATTACTCATGAGAatagtttaaaatgtattgggggaaaaggacaaaatgtccTCAAAATGTGCGCAAAcaagtatatacacacacacacatgcacacatgcgtgcacacaaacaaaaatacaataacAGTCAGGGTTTCATGAGAAGGAAAGTTTACCTTCAGTAACTGCTCCTTGTCCATCAGATTCTCCTTCATCTCATCGTACTCGGACTGGAGGATGACGTAAGCCTCCCGCTCTCGTTCACACTCCTAAAACACACATGAGGCAAAAGATATTAAAACTCGAGTGCTTAATGTTAACATATGCAATGGGCCACTTCTGGTAATTAATAAAATCTAGCAAGTTGAAAATTCAATTTCCCCAAAGTGtgactgtaaacacacacgcacacacgtatgCCTAAAACACAGCCATGATGCAAAAGATGTTCAAACTCGAGTGCTTAATGTTAACATATGCAATGGGCCACTTCTGGTAATTAATAAAATCTAGCAACTTGAAAATACTATTTAAATTTTGGTTCATTTAAACTCATCACGTACCAGAAACATGAAAAAGTCCTCATATTTCTAAAAGAGATGCTTAATGCAAGGTTTTTCTCACTTACGTTCATTTGATCAGCAGACCATCTGTAAGTCTCATGGAGCAGGTTCTCCATTTCCCACACTCTTAATCGCAGTCTCTCCACCTCGTTTATCAGGTCAGACTTCTCCACCACAAGCTGAGCAATGGTCTCcactgcattctgggatttCTTCTCATCTTCAGACTGGGAGACCTAAAAAAGGACAACAATTAAAGCTTATTAGCTTTAtttacttctacacacacattcagatgcTTTTAGAAACTGACTCATTAttcatgaaacacacacagcttacaATAACAGTCATAGTTTCATGAAAAGGAAGGTTTACCTTCAGTAATTCATCCTTGTCCATCAGAGTATTCTTCGTTAGTTCATCACACTCCCTTTGCGTCACAATTAGCAGGTTCTGCATATTCTGCACTCTTCCTTGCAGTGTCTCCACCTGGTCTTTCAGGTCAGACTTCTCCACCTCCAGCTGAGCAATGGTCTCCACCGCCTTCTGATGTTTCTCCTCATCTTCAGCCAGGGAGACCTAAAAGTACAATTAAAATTTATAaacttctacacacactttgacactttaaaaaaaatgtgggtAAACaagcacgtgcacacacacacacagattcataATAGCAGTTGTAGTTCCATGAGAAGAAAAGTTTACCTTCAGTAACTCCATTATGTGTATCACACCCTTCTTCATCTCATCCTCCTCCATATGAAAGTCCTAAAACACACAGATTGGGCAAATGTTCAAACTTGAATGCTTAACATTCACATCTGCAATGGGCCACttctgttaattaaaaaaatctagCAACTTGAAAATACTATTTTATTTGTGGTTCATTTAAACTCATCATGCAGCAGAAACATGAAAAAGTCCTCATATTTATAAAGGAGATGCATAATGCAAGGTTTTTCTCGCTTACGTTCATTAGCTTATCACACTCCCATTCAGTCGCATGGAGCAGGTTCTCCATGTTCTGCACTCTTCCTTGCAGTGTCTCCACCTGGTCTTTCAGGTCAGAATTCTCCACCTCCAGCTGAGCAATGGTCTCCACGGTCTTCTGATGTTTCTTCTCATCTTCAGCCAGGGAGACCTAAAAAAGTACAACAATTATGGCTTAATGGCTTTAtttacttctacacacacattcagacacttttaGAAACCGACTCATTACTCGTGAGAatagtttaaaatgtattgggggaaaaggacaaaatgtccccaaaatgtgaagaaacaagtatatacacacacacacacacacacacacacacacacacatgcacacacaaacaaaaatacaataacAGTCAGGGTTTCATGAGAAGGAAAGTTtactttcagtaactgcttctTGTCCATCAGATTCTCCTTCATCTCATCGTACTCGGACTGGAGGATGAAGTGAGCCTCCCGCTCTCGCTCAcactcctaaaacacacacgAGGAAAAAGATATTCAAACTCGAGTGCTTAATGTTAACATATGCAATGGGCCACTTCTCTTAATGAATAAAATCTAGCAACTTAAAAATTAAATTTCCCCAAAATGTgatgcacgcacgcacatacgCTCACATGCCTAAAACACAGCCATGGTGTAAAAGAGGTTAAATATTGACAACTTAATGATCACATCTGCAAGTTGGCCcaacatcattcttattataccatgatgataacaataataataaacctgataataattaataataaacctcattatataacacattatataaCTATTACCCTAATAGGTTCATATCTGAGCTCGTGATAGAGATGAGATTTTAGCCTACCATCTAATCTAAGCTCGCCATCATCACTGCATCAAACTCCAGTGTGCAGATATTTCCTATTCTCAATCATTCCCATCATATGGTGCtcatattattacattttgaaaAGTACTTTTTAATCAGAGGCTTATCTCACGTACATTGCGTGCCTCACAGAGCAGTTCCTCCAGCTCCTTCACTCTGTCCTCCAGCTTAGTACTGGACACCACAAGCTTCTGAATCTTCTCCTCAGCCCATCTCACAGCACCCTGAAATACACCGTACAAATATTGTTGGCTTTAGATGATTGTAGCATTCCTGAGCACTAGCATTTAGTCCAAACATCATGTTTAGTTGCAGCTCTCTGATCCATCTAAAGGGCCATACATCCTACAGTACAATGTCTGACACAGAATCCTTATATTCATCAGACTTCTGATCAAATTTTAATGCATGATTTTCTTGATAAAAACAGCAATTAATGAACACCAGGTCTGGATTGCTGTCCTTAGCTTAGTGCTGAAGTACAAACTTAATTTCCTCATCCATAAGTAGCAAACACTTCAAACCagatattaattttaaaatgttcatataatGGAAAACTAGATTTTTGGATTTTCCCACAACCAAAGTTAGTTGCAGAACAAACCTACCGTGACCTGGTCCTGAGGAACCTCTATGGGTTGGACCAGAGCTGGTTCCATGGCCTGGTCACACACTGGgtctaaattaaaaaataaaaaaccagcAGACATCAGTATCAACTATTATTTATGGTTTGAATTCCAGACCAGCAATATTTTCCACCTCTGGTCCTGGTGGAGCTCTACAGCACAAGTTTTCCACCTTTCTCACTGGCCTCTGGAATAAATACACTTTATTGATGTTCAGTATGTACATGTCTAATGTGGGCTAAGGCTAAGAACACACTGACAgattttattacacattcatGAAGCTAAACTCCTCCATGAACccggacagaaagagagagtgccTTCACCCCTCAGTGCATCTTTCAAGCAGCCAAAACAGGACTAGAGCCTGGGTGACATTTGGGTGACAATGGGTGACATTTCCATCCCCAGAacattatatgtataaaaatgcataaaaattaactctaaaatatattttatcttTAAGCAAAGTGTCCTGCACATTAAGCTAACTACAAATTTAAAATttctaattaaaaacattaataaaaactaCCTAGAACACAAATTATGGCCCCACACTCAATCTCTATATTTTACCATGaaatataatgattaaaatccttcagaaatcttttattttaattttgcattGTTGTGTGACTTTATATCCAATCTATGCtttgaaatgttatttttttttcatgagaaaTCCATAATATTTTagataaaatacacattttagtCATGTTCCCAGGTTTTCACTCAGTCCTGTAACCCGAACACATTCCATCCTCTGAAAAATTTGGAACATTCCACAAGACACATTTTCAACAGGAAGTTACATCATCTGGCTCTTCTGAAGACAATGGGAAGACCAAAAGTAAGtcctctcattttcttttctgtatatttgatgATATTGCAACTATGTCTGAGAAAGTAAATCTCAACATACTGTCCTGTTACCTAAAtgatttgttaatttaaaaaatactcatTTTTGGTAAATCAGTAGAATTTGCTCAGTATCCTCATGCTATTAGCATGTATGCCATGTGGctatatttcatgtatttgcTAATTTGATGCTAAAAACTCAGTCCTGTTACTCATATAAACCATAACAGGACTGAGTAGCA contains:
- the LOC128614129 gene encoding putative protein tag-278; the protein is MKTFLSALGAGVAKLRLRPLMYTTGTAATAAAIYYYVKRGDGKKTTADPEVTPEDPVCDQAMEPALVQPIEVPQDQVTGAVRWAEEKIQKLVVSSTKLEDRVKELEELLCEARNECEREREAHFILQSEYDEMKENLMDKKQLLKVSLAEDEKKHQKTVETIAQLEVENSDLKDQVETLQGRVQNMENLLHATEWECDKLMNDFHMEEDEMKKGVIHIMELLKVSLAEDEEKHQKAVETIAQLEVEKSDLKDQVETLQGRVQNMQNLLIVTQRECDELTKNTLMDKDELLKVSQSEDEKKSQNAVETIAQLVVEKSDLINEVERLRLRVWEMENLLHETYRWSADQMNECEREREAYVILQSEYDEMKENLMDKEQLLKVSQSEDEQKPQKAVETIAQLVMEKSDLIDQVERLRLRVWEMENLHHETYRWSADQMNECEREWEAHVILQSEYDELKENLVSSLIQGDNKY